The DNA segment GAGTTTGTTAAACACGTATTGCTATGCTAATTGTTTTATTATTCGTGCTGCTTCTTCGTCTTTGTTTTTGTACTCTAATTCTAATTCCTGTATAAAAGAATTGTTATCTGCACTTCCTCTAACTATATTAAAATCAATATTTCTGCAGTCTTGATTTCCGTCTATACCAAATCCTATTTTGCTTTTTGCATTAAATTCTTTTTTAGCATCCATGATTATAGAATGCATAATTTGTGTGTTATTGGCACTCCACTCTTTGATAAAATTTACGAGTTCAGTTGTTGTACAATGAGTAATGTCTATTTTAAAATATTGCTTTAAGACGAAGAATACGTGTGCTTGTTTTAGCATTTTATAGTCGTCGAATTGTTCCTTGTAAAACAAATTCCATTCATCGATATTAAGGCTGTTATTCTCAATTTGTTCAATGAATTTATTTAATCTGGATGTTTTGCATATTAACCCGGACAAATCAACCCATTGGTTGTGTTGGGGAAATACAAATGATTTTTTAATATGATCAAAATTCGTATGTTTTAGAACAGAAAGCAATTCATCTCCAACATATTTGACCAATGCTTGTTCGTACAATTTAATTCCACGGTTTATGGAGGCCAATGAGAGCTGAACGTTTTTGTACATTATGTTTTTGCTCTGTGGAGATGCTTTTTGTTGGAGTTGCCTTAGCGTTTTGATAGCATCTAGTATTTTATGAATAGTATGTGGATTTAAGACTTCACTTATGATATAATCTAGGTGCTTATTTCCTTTTCTTTTATCTCTTTTGATCCATTTTTGTGCGTCGCGGGTAATACCCACATTAAAAATATTTTGAGCGGGCATCAAAACGCTTTTTCCCTCCACTTCTATCAAATAAGAAAAAGGAAGGGATGCAGTGTCCGGATTGTTGTAATGGCGTCCTAAAATCATGGTGAAGGCACCAATCTGTGCCGGCCACATAATGTAAGAGTCGCTTCCGGTTTTGCCGCCTCGTTCTATAATGCCTTGATGAACCGGGCCTAGTTTATACATGTGGTTGCTTTGGTTGGTGCCACTGCCTGCATTGTAAAAGGAGTAGTATCCGGCAATTAATAGAGTCGATTTGTGGTGGGTTACAGTATAAGGGCCGCCGAAAATGCTGCATGCTTCTCCTTGCATACACTGACTGTTGGCAAAGAATAAGGAGTTTTCGGCGCTGTATGAATGGCTCATTTCGCATCCTTGTCCCACAAAGCAGTTTCTTAAGTAGGTGTTACCACTGATTGTAGATCCGGAGGAGATAATAAAATCTGCAGCGTCTACGCCAGGACCAATGTGGCTAGGGGCAAGGTAAGAGCTATTAATAGAACCGTTGTTTAGGTTTTGTACCCCTTCCAATAGGGCATGTGGACCCACTTTGATGTTTTTAAGGCTAGCGCAATTTATTATCACCGTATTTGTCCCAATGTATCCTGTTGGAGATTGAAGGTTTTTTACATGATTTAATATAGACTTTTGTATGTTTTCGGTAAAAGTTGGGTTGTGTCTGTAAAAAGCCATCAAGTAGGCTGTGTGGGCCGAAAGTGCATCGTAAATAATAACTTCTCTACCTCCGGCTTCGTTTATTGGCTTTACTGTGGTGCCGTTTCCAAAGGATGACACACGGTCGACCATCAAGGTGCTTACATCTTGTATAATACAATTTTCTTCAATAATATAATTAGATATAGAGGTGCCGATATTTTTAATATAGCACTTATCTTTTATGGTGCAGTTGTGAAGATGTGCATTGTAAATTCCACTATAATCAAGGGCGGTGGAAGGCAGTTTTATTTTATCGGAAAATACGCCCAAATAATTATAACCTGAGAAAGTGACGTTTTTCAGATGCTTGCTGACAAAGTTAGCAGCTACCTGAACCTTATCCCAACCGTCTATTGCTGTGCAATGGTTACTTTCAAGGGTGGTGATCTCTTTTGATGTTAGGCTTCTGTACGACATAGCTCAATAATATAAGTTGATGTTACGGGACGAAAATAAGAAAATTAAGTTCTATATGCATTAGGGTAAGAGTGATTATGTCATATTTATATTGACGCTATAGCATAAAAAAAGCTGCCATCCCAATAATGGGGAGGCAGCTTTTTTTATGTGTTGTTTATTTATTCTCCAGATAGCTGTTGTTAACAGAAATTACTTATCTAATAAATCATCATAGAATTTGTTGAATGCATCTACATATGTTTCTTCGTCTTGAAAATCAAGGAATGGTTTTCCACTTCCTTTTGCATAGTCTATAATGTTTTGATTGGCTTCGGGATCACCTTGTATAATACCGTCGCTGAAATTGATGGCTAATTTACTGAGATTCTCGAAGTTGAATGGTGCTAATCCGGCAAAATCATCTTTACTGACGCCTTCTAGCATAAATTTCTCAGCAAAAGAATCAGGAAAAGTGCTTGTGAATCCGTCGTTATATACGCTATAAACCAATTTTGAATTGGCAAAATGTGGATCTTCATTCATCGCTTTTTTGATGTATAAAGGAACCAGTCCGGTAAACCATCCATGACAATGAATAACATCCGGAGCCCATCTCAATTTTTTGGTAGTTTCTAAAACACCTCTGGCGAAAAAGATAGCTCTTTCGTCATTGTCTTCGTACTCTACCCCTTCTTTGTTGGCTAATGTGGCCTTGCGATGAAAGTAGTCTTCGTTGTCGATGAAATATACCTGCATACGCGCGGCTTGAATAGAAGCTACTTTAATAATTAAAGGGTGATCCGTGTCGTCAATGATTAAGTTCATTCCTGACAAACGGATTACTTCGTGTAATTGGTTTCTTCGTTCGTTAATACAGCCAAAACGAGGCATGAATGTTCTGATTTCTTTTCCTTTTTCCTGTATGCCTTGTGGTAAATAGCGACCTATTTTGGACATCTGTGATTCGGGAAGATAGGGTGTGATTTCTTGGGAAATAAATAAAACCTTTGTTTTTTCCATCTTATTTGTTGGTGATAATTGCTTTATGAAAATTGTAACAAGACGCAAAATTAACAAAAATAAAGTTCTCAAGCAAAAACAAGGAATTTTATTGTTACTATTTGATTTGTTGTAAGTGCTGTATTTCAGCTAAAAACAAGGGTAATTATTAATTGATGCGTGTTTTAGCTTGTGACTTAGTGAAAGTTGTGGATTTTATGCTTTTATAGTTAAGAATTTATTATTTACTTTGCGGGGTTTTTTGAAAAAATGATATGAATATTGTTACTAATTCTGAGGAACTTAAATCATTAATTTCGGCCCATAAGGATAGCGGCCAAAAGATCGGTTTTGTACCTACCATGGGAGCCTTGCATAAGGGGCATTTAAGTTTGGTGGAAACAGCTGGGCAATGCACTGATGTGGTTGTTGTCAGCATCTTTGTAAACCCAAACCAATTTAATAATCAGGAAGATTTATTAAACTATCCTCGAACTATTGATCATGATAAGGCGTTATTAAGTAGTACGGCATGTACTATTCTTTATCATCCCACGGTTGAAGATGTATATCCCCAAGAGGATAATAGAGTTTTTGATTTTGGTATGTTGGATAAGGTGATGGAGGGCAAGTTTCGTCCGGGACACTTTAATGGTGTGGCACAAGTGGTAAGCCGTTTTTTTGATCTGGTGCAGCCCCATAAAGCTTTCTTTGGTGAAAAGGATTTTCAACAGTTGGCGGTTATAAAAGCCATGACCAAGATGCTTAATTATGAAATTGAAATTGTGCCGGTGAAAATAGTTCGTGAAAAAGATGGATTGGCTATGAGCTCTCGCAATGAGCGCTTAAGTGAGGAGCAAAGGAGGGAGTCAGTATTGATTTCAAAAACATTATTTGAGTCAAAACAGCAGATGGATACAAAAAATATAAAAGAAGTTATTAATTTTGTGGTCGATAAGATAAACAGTTCTGCATTGTTAAACATTGAGTATTTTAATATTGTAGATGGTGACACACTACAACCTGTTGATGATTGGAATGAAAGTGAGTATATTGTAGGTTGTATTGCTGTATTTGCAGATAAAGTAAGATTGATTGATAATTTGATTTACAAAAACTTTCAGGATGTACGTTGAAGTTGTAAAGTCTAAACTACACAATGTTTCGGTAACCGAAGCAAACCTTAATTATGTGGGTAGCATTACCATCGATGAAGATTTGATGGATGAGGCTAACATAATTGAAAATGAAAAGGTTCAGGTGGTAAATAATAACAATGGGGAACGTTTAGAAACCTATGTTATTAAGGGAGAAAGAGGTTCTGGTGTTATTTGTCTGAATGGTGCTGCTGCTAGAAAAGTAGCTGTTGGAGATGTGGTGATTATTATTACCTATGCCATGATGGATCTGGATGAAGCAAAAGAATTTAAACCTAAGTTTGTATTTCCGGATACGGAAACCAACAGGTTAGTGTAAAATATTTTTATGTCTGACAAGCCCCGGTTCTTCCGGGGTTTTTTGTATATTTAATACTATGGCTCTTATATCATTTAAGTCAAAGATTGTAGAAGCAGCTAAGGCTGCAGAAATGGTTCAACAATGGCAAGGTGAGCATGAAAGGGTGGTTTTTACCAATGGTTGTTTCGATATTCTACATCGTGGACATGTGGAATATTTAGCAAAAGCAGCAGAAAAGGGTAGCCGTCTGTTGTTGGGGCTAAATACCGACAGTTCAGTGCGCAGAATTAAAGGTCCTACACGCCCGATTGTTGATCAGGAAAGTAGGGCGATTGTGCTTGCTGCACTCGGCTTTGTTGATTTAATAGTGTTGTTTGATGAGGATACTCCTTATGAACTCATCAAAACTGTTCAGCCCGATGTATTAGTGAAAGGTGCCGATTATAAAGTGGAGGATATTGTGGGCTACGATATTGTTTGTGAAAGAGGAGGATCTGTTGAAACAATATCTTTTGTGGATGGTTTTTCCACTACCCAAATAATTGATAAAATTGCACATGAACTGAAATGATAGGGCTTTAAAGCTCTGTCTTCTTGCTTGTAGGGTATTTCAATGATGGTGTCTTCCTGTGCCTGTTTGTTTGAAGTTCGGAATAACAGGGTTGATGCTTTGCTAATGATTAAATATTTTTTCCATGGCCAAAACAAAATCAGTATTTGTTTGTCAGAATTGCGGGACTGAGTCACCTAAGTGGGTGGGTAAGTGTAACTCGTGTGGACAATGGAATACTTATGTGGAAGAGGTAGTGGTAAAATCCAGTACCAAGGCTTCTGCAAGCCAGAATTTCTTTGAAACGGTTACAGCCAAACCTGCTTTGATAAAAGATGTTCCTATTTCTGAATTACCCAGAATAAATACTTCCAATATGGAATTGGACCGCGTATTGGGTGGAGGTATGGTTCCTGGCTCCCTCATCCTGGTGGGAGGGGAACCTGGAATAGGAAAATCTACGTTGGTGTTGCAGATGGCATTGCGCATTGGATCTCAAAAAGTACTGTATGTCTCAGGAGAGGAGAGTCCGCAACAAATTAAGCTGAGGGCTGATAGGATTCATCAGGGAAGTGAAAATTGCCTGGTGGTCAGTGAAACATCCATGGAGAAAATATTGGGACATGTAAAAAATATTAACCCCGATTTATTGGTGATTGATTCTATACAAACGCTTAGTAGCGAAAGTGTGGAGTCATTGCCTGGAAGTGTTTCTCAAATACGTGAGTGCACTGGTTCTATATTGAGGGTCGCCAAAGAAACGAATTTGCCGGTCGTTTTGATTGGACATATTAACAAGGAAGGAAATCTCGCAGGACCAAAGGTTTTGGAGCATATGGTGGATGTGGTGCTCCAGTTTGAAGGCGATAGAAACCATATGTATCGCATTCTGCGCTCTATCAAAAATCGTTTTGGTTCCACTGCAGAGATTGGCATCTTTGAAATGTTAGGGAACGGACTTCGTGAGGTAACGAACCCATCAGAGTTATTGCTTTCTCATCATCATGACAATTTGAGTGGTGTTGCTATTTCAGCCGCGATTGAAGGCATGCGTCCTTTTTTGATAGAAACACAAGCCTTGGTGAGTACAGCAGCCTATGGAACACCTCAGCGCTCTGCAACAGGTTTTGACTTGCGGCGCTTGAATATGCTTTTGGCTGTTTTGGAGAAAAGGGCAGGTTTTAAGTTGGCCGTCAAGGATGTTTTCTTGAATATTGCGGGGGGAATCAAGGTGAATGATCCTTCCATTGACTTGGCGGTGGTATCTGCTATTCTATCTTCTAATATTGATATACCTGTGACTTCTAGTGTTTGCATGGCTGGTGAAGTTGGTTTGTCTGGAGAGATTAGACCGGTGACACGAATAGAACAGCGGATTGGCGAAGCTTCTAAACTAGGGTTCGAACAAATTATTATCCCAAAATTTACCAAAGGATTAGATTTAGTGAAATATGATATACAAGTTACGCAGGTAAGTAAACTTGAAGAAGCCTTTAAATTACTATTTGCGTAATGAGAAGGAAGCAGATTTTGGTTGTAATCATAAAAAAAAAGAGGCGATTTCTCCAGTGAAATTGCCTCTTTTTTTTTATGATTCATGAATAGGCTTGTTTAAACCTGAAGAATACATTAGAAGATGTATTATGGATTAAACATGCTGGCCAGCATGTCGCTAGCGTGTTTAATCCACTGTTAACGCTTATGTCGAAGTTCTGATGAATCATCTGTTAAAAGAATTCTGATTCGTCGCCGTTGGTATATGTATTTTCATCTATGTCCTCTTCATTATTGGTACCGTTATTGTCATCGCAGTCCAGTGTGAGGTTGAAGTTGATAGGTTCTTCGAAAATATCTTCTTCGCTGACTTGTAGCGTCTCGTCAGCGTATACTTTTTTCATATATAAGGCCCAGATAGGCAGTGCCATATTGGCGCCTTGTCCAAGCCTGATACCATCAAAGTGAATATCTCTATCTTCGCCCCCTACCCAAATACCGGTGGTGAGGTTTGGAGTGACACCTATGAACCAGCCATCTGAGTGGTTCTGGGTGGTGCCTGTTTTGCCTCCAATTTGTCCGCTGAAATGGTAGGTGTAGCGTAGTCGTTTTCCCGTTCCATTATTGACCACTCCTTGAAGTAGGTTTAACATTAGATAGGCTGTCTGTTCGCTGATTACTTCTTTCTTTTTAGGGGTGAATTGACCAATGACATTGCCATAACGATCTACTATTCTTGAAATCATCATAGGCTCAATACGTACTCCTTTGTTAGCGAAGGTGCTGTATGCACTTACCATCTCATTTAATGAGAAGTCAGGAATGCCCAGACACAGCGAAGGTACAGCGTCCATAGGACTGAGGATTCCCAGCTCATGAATCATATCTCTGACAGCTTCTGGATTGTATTGCTTCATTACCCATGCCGATATGTTGTTGTTAGAATTGGCTAAACCCCATTTTAAAGTAACCATCTCTCCTTTTTTACGCTTACCTGCATCACGGGGAGTCCAGGTTTTTCCATCTGGTAAAACAAATGTTTGAGGTATGTTAGGAACCAGGTCGCAAGGAGTGTGTCCTTCTTGCATGGCCAAAGTATATACAAGGGGTTTGATGGTTGAACCTACCTGTCGCTTTCCTTTGGTAGCCATGTCGTACATAAAATATTTAAAGTTGGGACCACCAACATAGGCCTTCACATGTCCATTTCGTGGGTCAATAGAAAATAAACTTGCCCGTAAATAGTGCTTGATATGTATGATGGAATCCAATGGAGTCAAGATGGTGTCTTTCTCTCCTTCCCAAGTAAATATTTGCATGTTAACAGGCTTCCGAAAGGATTTCATGATGGAATCTTTGTGAATACCCTCTTTACGCAAGGTTCTGTATCGCTCTGAATTACGAATAGCTTTGTTGATAATATTTTCGTATTGTTCCTCGCTAATTTTATGGGTAAATGGAGCCCTGCTTCTACCTTTTTTTTCTTTAAAGAATGCCTTTTGCAGGTTGTTGGCCAGATGATCGTGTACCGCACTTTCAGCATAGGTTTGCATTTTATAATTTACAGTGGTGTAAATTTTCAAACCATCCCGGTATATGTTGTACTTGGTACCATCTGGTTTTAGGTTTTTGTTGATAAATCCGTACATAGGATTATTTTCCCATTCGACACTGTCTGCAATGAATTTATTGTGCAAATATGGTGGGTAGTTTTTTCTTTCCGGTTTACCTGCGTTTAACGTTAATCGGATGTATTCGCGAAAATAAGGGGCAACCCCTTCTTTATGATCTCGTCTTCTAAATTTGAGGGTGAGAGGAATGTTTTTCAAGGAGTCATACTCTTCTTGTTTAATAAATTGTGCTTTGCGCATCTGATTTAAAACAACATTACGTCTGAATTCGGTGGTGTCTCTACGTCTTACGGGATTGAATAAGGCCGGATTTTTGAGCATCCCAATTAATACAGCAGCTTCCTCTATTTTGATGGAATCTGTGGTGACACCAAAAAATGTTTGTGCGGCCGACTGTATTCCGTATGCATCGTATATGTAACCTACTTTGTTGAGGTACATCGTTAATATCTCGTTTTTGGTGTAGCTTCGTTCCAGTTTGACGGCAATGACCCACTCGTTAAGCTTTTGTAGTCCTCGTTCCCAAATATTTTTAGCTGGCTCGTGAAACAAAAGTTTCGCCAATTGTTGGGTGATTGTACTACCACCTCCTGATCCTTTATCTCCCAGAAGAACTGTTCTTATGGCAACCCTTGCCAAACCTCTGGGGTCAACTCCTGAGTGATCATAAAAACGTAAATCTTCAGTGGCAATGAGTGCATTCACGATGTAAGGTGAAAGCTCAT comes from the Saccharicrinis fermentans DSM 9555 = JCM 21142 genome and includes:
- a CDS encoding DUF4954 family protein translates to MSYRSLTSKEITTLESNHCTAIDGWDKVQVAANFVSKHLKNVTFSGYNYLGVFSDKIKLPSTALDYSGIYNAHLHNCTIKDKCYIKNIGTSISNYIIEENCIIQDVSTLMVDRVSSFGNGTTVKPINEAGGREVIIYDALSAHTAYLMAFYRHNPTFTENIQKSILNHVKNLQSPTGYIGTNTVIINCASLKNIKVGPHALLEGVQNLNNGSINSSYLAPSHIGPGVDAADFIISSGSTISGNTYLRNCFVGQGCEMSHSYSAENSLFFANSQCMQGEACSIFGGPYTVTHHKSTLLIAGYYSFYNAGSGTNQSNHMYKLGPVHQGIIERGGKTGSDSYIMWPAQIGAFTMILGRHYNNPDTASLPFSYLIEVEGKSVLMPAQNIFNVGITRDAQKWIKRDKRKGNKHLDYIISEVLNPHTIHKILDAIKTLRQLQQKASPQSKNIMYKNVQLSLASINRGIKLYEQALVKYVGDELLSVLKHTNFDHIKKSFVFPQHNQWVDLSGLICKTSRLNKFIEQIENNSLNIDEWNLFYKEQFDDYKMLKQAHVFFVLKQYFKIDITHCTTTELVNFIKEWSANNTQIMHSIIMDAKKEFNAKSKIGFGIDGNQDCRNIDFNIVRGSADNNSFIQELELEYKNKDEEAARIIKQLA
- a CDS encoding glycogen/starch synthase; protein product: MEKTKVLFISQEITPYLPESQMSKIGRYLPQGIQEKGKEIRTFMPRFGCINERRNQLHEVIRLSGMNLIIDDTDHPLIIKVASIQAARMQVYFIDNEDYFHRKATLANKEGVEYEDNDERAIFFARGVLETTKKLRWAPDVIHCHGWFTGLVPLYIKKAMNEDPHFANSKLVYSVYNDGFTSTFPDSFAEKFMLEGVSKDDFAGLAPFNFENLSKLAINFSDGIIQGDPEANQNIIDYAKGSGKPFLDFQDEETYVDAFNKFYDDLLDK
- the panC gene encoding pantoate--beta-alanine ligase, giving the protein MNIVTNSEELKSLISAHKDSGQKIGFVPTMGALHKGHLSLVETAGQCTDVVVVSIFVNPNQFNNQEDLLNYPRTIDHDKALLSSTACTILYHPTVEDVYPQEDNRVFDFGMLDKVMEGKFRPGHFNGVAQVVSRFFDLVQPHKAFFGEKDFQQLAVIKAMTKMLNYEIEIVPVKIVREKDGLAMSSRNERLSEEQRRESVLISKTLFESKQQMDTKNIKEVINFVVDKINSSALLNIEYFNIVDGDTLQPVDDWNESEYIVGCIAVFADKVRLIDNLIYKNFQDVR
- the panD gene encoding aspartate 1-decarboxylase, which produces MYVEVVKSKLHNVSVTEANLNYVGSITIDEDLMDEANIIENEKVQVVNNNNGERLETYVIKGERGSGVICLNGAAARKVAVGDVVIIITYAMMDLDEAKEFKPKFVFPDTETNRLV
- the rfaE2 gene encoding D-glycero-beta-D-manno-heptose 1-phosphate adenylyltransferase — protein: MALISFKSKIVEAAKAAEMVQQWQGEHERVVFTNGCFDILHRGHVEYLAKAAEKGSRLLLGLNTDSSVRRIKGPTRPIVDQESRAIVLAALGFVDLIVLFDEDTPYELIKTVQPDVLVKGADYKVEDIVGYDIVCERGGSVETISFVDGFSTTQIIDKIAHELK
- the radA gene encoding DNA repair protein RadA, with the translated sequence MAKTKSVFVCQNCGTESPKWVGKCNSCGQWNTYVEEVVVKSSTKASASQNFFETVTAKPALIKDVPISELPRINTSNMELDRVLGGGMVPGSLILVGGEPGIGKSTLVLQMALRIGSQKVLYVSGEESPQQIKLRADRIHQGSENCLVVSETSMEKILGHVKNINPDLLVIDSIQTLSSESVESLPGSVSQIRECTGSILRVAKETNLPVVLIGHINKEGNLAGPKVLEHMVDVVLQFEGDRNHMYRILRSIKNRFGSTAEIGIFEMLGNGLREVTNPSELLLSHHHDNLSGVAISAAIEGMRPFLIETQALVSTAAYGTPQRSATGFDLRRLNMLLAVLEKRAGFKLAVKDVFLNIAGGIKVNDPSIDLAVVSAILSSNIDIPVTSSVCMAGEVGLSGEIRPVTRIEQRIGEASKLGFEQIIIPKFTKGLDLVKYDIQVTQVSKLEEAFKLLFA
- a CDS encoding transglycosylase domain-containing protein — protein: MCTNNKGIKRLLKWFWGSIIAGLLSIFLLFFLISMGFLGVMPSFEELENPKSSLATEIISEDHEVLGNFAIENRTFVDFDELSPYIVNALIATEDLRFYDHSGVDPRGLARVAIRTVLLGDKGSGGGSTITQQLAKLLFHEPAKNIWERGLQKLNEWVIAVKLERSYTKNEILTMYLNKVGYIYDAYGIQSAAQTFFGVTTDSIKIEEAAVLIGMLKNPALFNPVRRRDTTEFRRNVVLNQMRKAQFIKQEEYDSLKNIPLTLKFRRRDHKEGVAPYFREYIRLTLNAGKPERKNYPPYLHNKFIADSVEWENNPMYGFINKNLKPDGTKYNIYRDGLKIYTTVNYKMQTYAESAVHDHLANNLQKAFFKEKKGRSRAPFTHKISEEQYENIINKAIRNSERYRTLRKEGIHKDSIMKSFRKPVNMQIFTWEGEKDTILTPLDSIIHIKHYLRASLFSIDPRNGHVKAYVGGPNFKYFMYDMATKGKRQVGSTIKPLVYTLAMQEGHTPCDLVPNIPQTFVLPDGKTWTPRDAGKRKKGEMVTLKWGLANSNNNISAWVMKQYNPEAVRDMIHELGILSPMDAVPSLCLGIPDFSLNEMVSAYSTFANKGVRIEPMMISRIVDRYGNVIGQFTPKKKEVISEQTAYLMLNLLQGVVNNGTGKRLRYTYHFSGQIGGKTGTTQNHSDGWFIGVTPNLTTGIWVGGEDRDIHFDGIRLGQGANMALPIWALYMKKVYADETLQVSEEDIFEEPINFNLTLDCDDNNGTNNEEDIDENTYTNGDESEFF